A DNA window from Siniperca chuatsi isolate FFG_IHB_CAS linkage group LG6, ASM2008510v1, whole genome shotgun sequence contains the following coding sequences:
- the magoh gene encoding protein mago nashi homolog isoform X1 codes for MVIANVKMDLISQKYSYYKCINVLNNILSSFKRHVACRDGKLRYANNSNYKNDVMIRKEAYVHKSVMEELKRIIDDSEITKEDDALWPPPDRVGRQELEIVIGDEHISFTTSKIGSLIDVNQSKDPEGLRVFYYLVQDLKCLVFSLIGLHFKIKPI; via the exons ATGGTAATAGCTAATGTTAAGATGGACTTAATATCGCAAAAATATAGTTATTATAAATGCATTAATGTATTGAATAATATCCTGTCATCGTTTAAGCGCCATGTGGCCTGTAGGGATG GTAAACTGAGGTACGCAAACAACAGCAACTACAAAAACGACGTCATGATCAGGAAAGAG GCATATGTACACAAAAGTGtgatggaggagctgaagaggatCATTGATGACAGTGAGATCACCAAGGAAGACGATGCACTGTGGCCGCCCCCTGACAGAGTTGGCAGACAG GAACTGGAGATCGTCATTGGAGACGagcacatttcattcacaactTCCAAAATTGGTTCCTTGATTGACGTCAACCAGTCAAA GGACCCTGAAGGTCTTCGCGTGTTCTACTACCTGGTGCAAGATCTGAAATGTCTCGTCTTCAGTCTCATCGGCCTACACTTCAAGATCAAGCCTATCTAA
- the magoh gene encoding protein mago nashi homolog isoform X2, translating into MSTSDFYLRYYVGHKGKFGHEFLEFEFRPDGKLRYANNSNYKNDVMIRKEAYVHKSVMEELKRIIDDSEITKEDDALWPPPDRVGRQELEIVIGDEHISFTTSKIGSLIDVNQSKDPEGLRVFYYLVQDLKCLVFSLIGLHFKIKPI; encoded by the exons ATGTCAACAAGTGACTTCTATTTGAGATATTATGTTGGGCACAAGGGAAAATTTGGACATGAATTCCTGGAATTTGAATTCAGACCTGATG GTAAACTGAGGTACGCAAACAACAGCAACTACAAAAACGACGTCATGATCAGGAAAGAG GCATATGTACACAAAAGTGtgatggaggagctgaagaggatCATTGATGACAGTGAGATCACCAAGGAAGACGATGCACTGTGGCCGCCCCCTGACAGAGTTGGCAGACAG GAACTGGAGATCGTCATTGGAGACGagcacatttcattcacaactTCCAAAATTGGTTCCTTGATTGACGTCAACCAGTCAAA GGACCCTGAAGGTCTTCGCGTGTTCTACTACCTGGTGCAAGATCTGAAATGTCTCGTCTTCAGTCTCATCGGCCTACACTTCAAGATCAAGCCTATCTAA